The Pseudomonas pergaminensis nucleotide sequence AAACGCGCCCTGAGCCCGAATGGCCACGGCGTTCTCGCCGCTGGTGAATGGCCAGTAGGGCATGCTGTGCAACGCGATGCACTGATGATGGTTGAGGTCATCCAGCACCGTCGGTGTGCCCCATTGCGTCAGGTAGGCTGGGCTTGCGCAGACTACACGCGGATTTGGTGCCAGGGGTGTGGCCACCAACGTTGAGTCGCGCAGTGTGGCGATGCGGATGGCCACATCAATGCCGAGCCCGGCGATGTCGATGATGCTGTCCGATAATGTCAGGTCGACCTTGAGCGTTGGGTTGTCAGCCAGCAGGGCTGGCAGCAGCGGCATGATAACGGTTTGGCCGAAGACGCTGGGCGCGGTGACCCTCAATGTGCCGCTGGCACTGCCCGCACTGGTTTTCAACGTGGCCCGCGCAGCTTCGTTGGCCTCAAGCATGGTCTTTGCGTAAGGCAGGTACATTTCGCCTTCCGGCGTGAGTGCGACGGAGCGTGTGGTGCGGTGTACCAGGCGCACACCCAGCTCTTTTTCCAGGGCCGCCAGACGCCGTGAGACGGTCATCGCCGACAGCCCAAGCCGCCGCGCAGCCTCGGACAAACTGCTGCTGATGGCGACGTTAGCGAACACCTCTATCTCGGGAATCTGCATGGTTATAACCGTTTGCGTTAAGGCGCCTTATTGCAAGCGTGCGCTTCTAATGGGCGATTGCCACGCTTATCGTCGTGGCTGGCGAATAATTGAGGGCAAATCATGACAGCACTAAACTCGCGCATTGTAACTCCATTCGATATGGGCGCTCTTAAGCTGAACAATCGCATGGCGCTTGCTCCCATGACACGCGTCAGTGCGAGCGAGAGCGGCAATGCCACACCTGCGATGGCGCGATACTACGAGCGTTTTGCCCGTGGCGGTTTTGGCTTGGTCATCACGGAGGGGATCTACACCGATCGGCAGTATGCCCAGGGCTACC carries:
- a CDS encoding LysR family transcriptional regulator, translated to MQIPEIEVFANVAISSSLSEAARRLGLSAMTVSRRLAALEKELGVRLVHRTTRSVALTPEGEMYLPYAKTMLEANEAARATLKTSAGSASGTLRVTAPSVFGQTVIMPLLPALLADNPTLKVDLTLSDSIIDIAGLGIDVAIRIATLRDSTLVATPLAPNPRVVCASPAYLTQWGTPTVLDDLNHHQCIALHSMPYWPFTSGENAVAIRAQGAFCANSVEAVRTASKQGLGLAMLTYWDIRNELAEGSLVMVNLEDVLPEQLSITAVLPTRQQVPYRVRVFVEHLEAELKKDQ